From Besnoitia besnoiti strain Bb-Ger1 chromosome X, whole genome shotgun sequence, one genomic window encodes:
- a CDS encoding ankyrin repeat-containing protein (encoded by transcript BESB_017750) encodes MQEAGRKLVLAARDGELRDCKELLKLLPAIDFAEPPLTRTAFWHAAWKGHESVCRLLLEKGAAINHQDFEGRTPLHEAAYHGHAHIVKFLLENDAAIDMPDAAGETPLMRAVRGRRIEVVEILLKNGAKTNIVTPDELTSFHLAAFEGQPELAKCLFYRGSWRNRFSLQERIEAGRVRQSLADQSSLSDSQATLEGNGVAEATDAADDPVETESLEEVPTPQPEIDEEKEQDAVPSEASSPRSSCFGAFDDPLRNGEDEFAQRSIHSEDSFDNDVPEVEAKKDIVASGVESEEGETEDTRDPRARIEPESSEDGDREDAVAMD; translated from the exons ATGCAGGAGGCAGGGCGAAAGCTCGTCTTAGCGGCCCGTGACGGGGAACTTCGAGACTGCAAGGAGCTGCTGAAGCTGCTGCCGGCAATCGACTTTGCAGAACCGCCG ctgaCGCGGACAGCATTTTGGCATGCCGCATGGAAAGGTCATGAGTCCGTCTGCCGTCTGCTGCTTGAAAAAGGTGCTGCCATCAACCACCAAGACTTCGAAGGCAGGACACCTTTACACGAGGCAGCCTACCATGGCCACGCACACATCGTCAAGTTCTTGCTCGAGAATGACGCGGCCATTGACATGCCCGATGCG GCCGGAGAGACTCCGTTGATGCGGGCGGTTCGTGGTAGACGAATCGAG GTTGTCGAAATTCTCTTGAAAAATGGAGCGAAGACCAACATCGTCACACCG GACGAGCTGACCTCCTTCCACCTGGCAGCCTTTGAGGGGCAACCCGAGCTCGCCAAGTGCCTCTTCTACAGAGGGTCCTGGCGGAaccgtttttctctccaaGAGAGGATCGAGGCCGGACGGGTTAGACAGTCGTTGGCTGACCAGTCATCGCTTTCCGACTCGCAAGCCACACTGGAAGGCAATGGCGTTGCcgaagcgacagacgcgGCCGACGATCCCGTTGAGACGGAGAGTTTGGAGGAAGTGCCGACTCCCCAACCGGAGAtagacgaagaaaaagagcaAGATGCAGTTCCTTCTGAAGCCTCAAGTCCGCGTTCTTCGTGCTTCGGAGCTTTCGACGACCCATTAAGgaacggcgaagacgaattTGCACAAAGGTCAATTCACTCTGAAGACTCTTTCGATAACGATGTCCCAGAGGTGGAAGCAAAGAAAGACATCGTGGCCTCCGGAGTAGAAtcggaagaaggagaaacaGAGGATACCAGAGACCCCCGGGCTAGGATTGAGCCGGAAAGCAGTGAAGATGGGgacagagaagacgccgTAGCCATGGACTAA
- a CDS encoding hypothetical protein (encoded by transcript BESB_017740): MASAQMMKEIVDRLNKPPFSLNTSILAFDQENPQGLLEILNSVLAYIDPEGHQQDLRGENAESLCLRAAESIRVLGYNSSFEGASLAKFLESIEVPAEFLEGDSQLAEEYREYKELQENFRQTHFSLERLGDVSGCFRGFKQEIQRLEREKLLLCEKIEKLRQIANAEGHLVRFLCVARDLRMAQEEETTLSLRSQQQSEYFNYLSDQLDTTRRQLQVMQGMDADAQQGAADFLDVLRDEERRAKNTLGSCMQELEQKRRRLNLLDETEKKLKVYVQQMELLDEKKKAQEEDLRSALAAQHDATLRCSAAENEFKADRGYNFMSTEEFATYAEMLRQKTNLYKTLKLKESEADAANANMPPQSNSAPHAASCRPRLFSKQHMFFLCVWLALHRRKADVLCRVSELRCKIQQAKQKTRGDLGCLLEHLDQAKKEEAELTTVYESKKKEYLSLESELQKPLESVRATIADLQAKVDALASEKEHSRVECRRAERLLEVAAKEQRCAQGEEKYSAQHATFSAHLRASVSLRPRAASRVRGLQRQTGLWREKIAQEV; the protein is encoded by the exons ATGGCTTCTGCGCAAATGATGAAAGAGATTGTGGACAGGCTGAACAAGCCTCCCTTTTCTCTGAACACCAGCATCTTGGCATTTGATCAGGAAAACCC ACAGGGCCTCCTAGAAATCTTGAACAGCGTGCTGGCATACATAGATCCGGAGGGGCACCAACAGGATCTCCGAGGAGAAAATGCGGAATCACTATGCTTAAGGGCCGCCGAATCCATTCGCGTACTTGGCTACAATTCTTCATTTGAGGG AGCCTCCTTGGCGAAGTTCCTTGAGAGCATCGAGGTTCCCGCTGAGTTTCTCGAGGGCGACAGCCAGCTGGCAGAGGAGTACCGCGAGTACAAGGAATTGCAGGAGAACTTCAGGCAAACCCATTTCTCCCTGGAACGACTTGGAGATGTCAGCGGGTGCTTCCGCGGCTTTAAGCAAGAGATTCAACGACTAGAGAGAG AGAAGCTTTTGCTCTGCGAAAAAATCGAAAAACTGAGGCAGATAGCAAACGCAGAG GGGCATCTTGTCCGCTTCCTGTGTGTCGCACGGGACCTGCGTATGgcgcaagaagaagagacgactCTATCCCTCAG ATCTCAGCAGCAGAGCGAGTACTTCAACTACCTGTCAGACCAGCTGGACACGACGCGACGGCAACTGCAAGTCATGCAAGGCATGGACGCCGACGCTCAGCAGGGCGCTGCAGACTTCTTGGATGTGCTCCGAGAcgaggaaagaagagcgAAAAACACCTTGGGCTCCTGCATGCAAGAACTGGAGCAGAAACGAAGACGCCTCAATTTG CTCGACGAAACGGAGAAAAAGCTGAAGGTCTACGTGCAGCAA ATGGAGCTGCtcgacgagaagaagaaggcgcaggaagaagaccTCCGCAGTGCTTTGGCTGCGCAGCATGATGCCACCTTGAGATGTTCTGCCGCTGAAAATGAGTTCAAGGCCGACCGAGGCTACAACTTCATGAGCACAGAGGAGTTCGCCACG TATGCAGAAATGCTCCGGCAGAAGACAAACCTATACAAGACACTGAAACTGAAGGAATCAGAGGCCGACGCAGCGAACGCG AATATGCCGCCACAAAGTAACTCAGCCCCGCATGCAGCCAGCTGCCGTCCCCGTCTGTTTAGCAAGCAGCACATGTTTTTCCTGTGCGTCTGGCTGGCGCTGCATCGGAGAAAAGCTGACGTTCTCTGCCGCGTGAGCGAGCTTCGCTGCAAGATCCAGCaagcgaagcagaaaacTCGAGGCGACCTGGGGTGCCTGCTGGAGCATTTGGACCAGGCcaagaaggaggaagcg GAACTGACAACTGTGTACGAGTCTAAAAAGAAAGAGTACCTCAGCCTGGAATCAG AACTCCAGAAACCGCTCGAGAGCGTGCGAGCTACGATCGCTGATCTTCAG GCTAAAGTCGACGCCCTGGCTTCTGAGAAAGAACACAGCAGGGTGGAATGCAGGAGAGCGGAACGGCTGCTAGAAGTGGCTGCGAAGGAGCAAAGATGCGCTCAAGGCGAAGAGAAATACAGCGCGCAGCATGCGACGTTCTCTGCCCACCTTAGGGCTTCGGTCAGTCTGCGCCCACGCGCCGCATCGCGTGTCCGAGGTCTGCAGCGCCAGACTGGTTTGTGGCGCGAGAAAATTGCTCAGGAAGTTTAG